The genomic interval ATACAACTGTTTTAATGTTAGGCAAGGATCTAACAGACGAGCAATTTAAACAGGTGTTAGACTATCTGACAGTACATTATAAAATTTTGCAAAGTCATAAAGAGTCAGGAGAAATTTCTCTTAAAGCAATTAGAGATTACAAACCTTTACTCAAAGGCTTAGCAGGTTTAGAAGTATTTCCTGAATATATCGAAACACGTAAAACTTCTTTACGTGATACTTACTTTAATATTAATCAAAGAGGTGAGCATAAGTGAATATCTTCCAACTTGTAAAACATGACATCATCAGCATTGTAAAAAGTCCATTAACATATTTAGCACTTATATTAACTTTCATACCACTTATTGGCGTAACTGCTTTAATTAATCAGCAAATGCATAAAGTAGATGCTAATACAATTATGTCAGCAGGCAGTTGGTTCTTTTCCATAGTGGGTTTACTTTTTGTGATTAAAACAATTACAAGAGATATTGGTCAAGGAACGATTCAACTATATTTAAATAAAGTCAGCAATCGAATTAAATACTTTATTGCGAAAGTAATTTCTATTATTTTTATCACACTTTTAATGACTGGTATTTTAGATTTATTTGTATTTATTGTACAGAGTGCAACAAAAGGGCCGGCACTGAAAGATGAAAAGTATATTCAAATCTTATGGTTCTATTTGATTTTCTTCTTATTCTTTGGTCTGCTATTATTTTTAATTGCACTAATCGCACCTAAGCCTGCATTGATATATGCATTAGGCATTTTCTTAATACTTATTGTGCCATTTGCAGAACCATTCTTACCAATGATTCCTAAAATTGGAGATGATATTCATAAATCATTAAAATATATTCCATTTAGTTATTTAACAAGTAAGACAACATCGGGTAGTTATACATTTTCAAACTGGCAATGGTTCATATCTTCAGCTTCAATCGTTGTACTATTTATAGCAAACGCGCTTTATATTACACGTAAAGATATTTAATACAAAAGCCGGAATGATGGTTTAGCAACCAAAATTCCGGCTTTAAATTTTAAATATTGTTGTTTAGGGATTAAGTAATTTATCTACAATTGAATCATAAACATCTTTCCAAAGATTAGAATCTGTTTTGAAGCGATTAGAGATAACTTTGTGTACTTGTTGTGCTTTTTCATCATATGATGGATCATCTTTGTCAGGTAAATAATCAGAACGTGTTTTTTCCACGAACTTTTGGGCAGATTTTGCACGTGGTCCCCATACGTTTTCCTGTTCAAATTTATCATTAAGAAAAACAAAGATAGGTATAGATCGCGCTTTACCATTTGTTAAATATTGGTCAATCAAATCAGTGTCTTGATCTCGATGGAAAACGTGAACTTCTAAATTTAAAAGTTCACTGATATGTTTCAGAATAGCAATGTTCATCATGGCATCCCCACACCAATCTTCTGAAATTACAAGTACTTTGCTATAATCTTTTTGTTTAATTTTATTTATACGTTCATCATTTTGAGGTACAGTGAAGTCATTATAAATATTAAGTAACCCTTCTTTGTTTTCACTCATTTGATCAATGTACGTATTCAAATCTTGGCTATTCTTATAATATGTTTCTAAGTTTGCCATGCACATAACCCCCTTTGTATATTGTAAATATTATAGCAATTTTTGAAAGAGATTAAAAAGAAAAAGTTTAGAAAATTCAAATATCTGTATTTTATTCACAAACAAGTGATTATTTATTGAAAAAATACTTATTTATAGGGAATATGACGTGCAAGACATCGAAAAGTAGTATGATAGATATGAAAAATGACACGACAACAATACATAATGAAGAAAGCGGTGAATTCTATGAGAAATAGACTGGTTGCAATTATTGTTTTCACAATAATGAGTGTAGTAGTTTTAGTGATATCAGGGTATATCAATAATACTAAGTCAGTCGATTTATCAGAACTGAAAATTAATAATATGAAGGTTAACGAAAAATTTAATGAAAAAGGTTTTAAAATAAATCATGAGATTCAAATCGATCGTTATCGATTCTATTACAATGAAAAACATCCCAATTTAATGGTTAAGATAGATAAAAAATCTCATCGAATCAAAGGGATTATGTTAATCAAAGACAGTAAAATAGGAACTAATAAAAATTTCACAGTTGGTGACTCAATTGATGATGCTATTCAAGCGCTGGGGAGTAGCTATCAATTGAGTAAAGGGAAAAATGGCTATAAAACCTTAACTTATTCAGATAAAGGTGACCATCTTAGTTTAAAAATACTCTATCAAGATGATGAGATTCGCCGTATTGAATTCTTTAAATGGTAAACATGTTTTTGAAGGTGGCGCATTTCAATATTTTAAAGCGTCATCTTTTTTAGTGGAGATTTTATTTTTTGAATATGTACTGACTTAATAGTTTTTGCATTTATATAAGGATTAAATATTTTAATATTATTTAGATTTAAAGTATAATTTA from Staphylococcus condimenti carries:
- a CDS encoding thioredoxin family protein; translated protein: MANLETYYKNSQDLNTYIDQMSENKEGLLNIYNDFTVPQNDERINKIKQKDYSKVLVISEDWCGDAMMNIAILKHISELLNLEVHVFHRDQDTDLIDQYLTNGKARSIPIFVFLNDKFEQENVWGPRAKSAQKFVEKTRSDYLPDKDDPSYDEKAQQVHKVISNRFKTDSNLWKDVYDSIVDKLLNP
- the pmtD gene encoding phenol-soluble modulin export ABC transporter permease subunit PmtD → MNIFQLVKHDIISIVKSPLTYLALILTFIPLIGVTALINQQMHKVDANTIMSAGSWFFSIVGLLFVIKTITRDIGQGTIQLYLNKVSNRIKYFIAKVISIIFITLLMTGILDLFVFIVQSATKGPALKDEKYIQILWFYLIFFLFFGLLLFLIALIAPKPALIYALGIFLILIVPFAEPFLPMIPKIGDDIHKSLKYIPFSYLTSKTTSGSYTFSNWQWFISSASIVVLFIANALYITRKDI